The following coding sequences lie in one Oncorhynchus gorbuscha isolate QuinsamMale2020 ecotype Even-year linkage group LG10, OgorEven_v1.0, whole genome shotgun sequence genomic window:
- the LOC124045813 gene encoding von Willebrand factor A domain-containing protein 1-like: MKGRCLFTCMLVYVFLWSSSGQNSAPEAVLNCCEGDVLFLLDSSGSVSSYDYSRMLGFLSELLLPFSLGEDQVRVSLLQVGTQPRLEFGFDSHNSQTGLQGALGNTKPLRGDTNTEEALRMAKDWVLKPGGGAGAREELPRVLVWLTDGVKPGDVIGPMEKLREEGVAVLVISTGHGNYQVLRQVVTPPVESHLYFVDIDDMSIITEDLRDAIIEILRAERLQVRDVSTDSAMLQWRPVLAGLTGYYEIRFGPAPSLGVSEREARGPGTSPSTSGSHYQRLTQPGDSSMARLMDLKPDTTYMATLTPKSNLQVLNPLSVTFTTKPEVLSPTVVTVSDSGANGVRVSWGPLQPESVQSFQVEYMALPGGKLHMTTVGQGQNSTLLTNLQPDTQYLVTVSARHTSGRERAMSVKVCTEEVRPALADLQLTTVGSDSVQVDWKASVDGLRGYWLTWEGQGIHGSTAVPRSSLYLPSNSLSTRLTHLPPATRVCVSPVYRTARGEGLCCMAQFHSDASVWGHRS; encoded by the exons ATGAAGGGTCGGTGTTTATTTACTTGCATGCTGGTTTACGTGTTCCTGTGGTCGTCCAGTGGTCAAAACTCCGCACCAGAAGCAg TGTTGAACTGCTGTGAGGGTGACGTCCTCTTCCTATTGGACTCCTCGGGCAGCGTCTCATCCTATGACTACTCCCGCATGCTGGGCTTTTTGTCCGAGCTCCTCCTTCCATTCTCATTGGGTGAGGACCAGGTGAGGGTGAGCCTTCTGCAGGTGGGCACCCAACCCCGCCTTGAGTTTGGTTTTGACAGCCACAATAGCCAAACTGGCCTACAGGGGGCGCTGGGGAACACCAAGCCTCTGAGGGGCGACACCAACACAGAGGAGGCCCTCAGGATGGCCAAGGACTGGGTGCTGAAGCCCGGGGGTGGTGCGGGGGCCAGGGAAGAACTCCCCAGAGTTCTAGTGTGGCTGACGGATGGGGTGAAGCCGGGTGATGTGATTGGACCAATGGAGAAGCTGAGAGAGGAGGGCGTGGCCGTTCTGGTTATCTCCACGGGCCACGGGAACTACCAGGTGCTGCGGCAGGTGGTCACCCCTCCTGTGGAGTCACACCTGTACTTTGTGGACATCGACGATATGAGTATCATCACTGAGGACCTGAGGGATGCCATTATTG AGATTCTCCGGGCTGAACGGCTCCAGGTGCGAGACGTGTCCACAGACAGCGCCATGCTGCAGTGGCGACCGGTTCTGGCCGGTTTGACCGGTTACTATGAGATCCGGTTTGGACCGGCTCCCAGTCTAGGAGTGAGCGAAAGAGAAGCAAGGGGGCCTGGGACCAGCCCCAGTACCAGTGGTAGTCATTACCAACGACTGACCCAGCCAGGGGACTCCAGCATGGCAAGGCTGATGGACCTGAAACCAGACACCACATACATGGCCACACTGACTCCCAAGTCCAACCTACAGGTGCTCAACCCCCTCTCTGTCACCTTCACCACTAAGCCAG AGGTGTTGAGCCCGACTGTGGTGacggtatctgactctggggccAACGGTGTGAGGGTGAGCTGGGGTCCTCTGCAGCCGGAgtctgtccagagcttccaggTGGAGTACATGGCCCTGCCAGGGGGGAAGCTCCACATGACTACTGTGGGCCAAGGGCAGAACTCCACCCTGCTGACTAACCTCCAGCCAGACACCCAGTACCTGGTCACCGTGAGCGCACGGCACACCTCCGGCCGGGAGAGGGCCATGTCTGTCAAAGTGTGCACTGAGGAGG tGAGACCGGCTCTTGCAGACCTGCAGCTGACCACGGTGGGCAGTGACTCTGTGCAGGTGGACTGGAAAGCCAGCGTGGACGGCCTCAGGGGCTACTGGCTCACCTGGGAGGGTCAGGGCATCCACGGCTCTACCGCCGTCCCGCGCTCCTCCCTCTACTTGCCTTCCAACTCACTGTCCACGCGCCTCACACACCTGCCCCCTGCCACCCGAGTGTGTGTGTCACCCGTCTACCGGACGGCACGCGGGGAGGGCCTCTGCTGCATGGCCCAGTTTCATTCAG ATGCATCGGTTTGGGGCCACAGATCATAA